Proteins co-encoded in one Blastocatellia bacterium genomic window:
- the pilQ gene encoding type IV pilus secretin PilQ, with product MFARRLVVFFMLVALVGNLSLLAVARPAMVASEGQAFTLTSLTHETVGAETRILIESSAPPLYTVFRPSPQLIIVDLPGGESASLQPQYAIKSPLVDTVMVRETRSAASGRAVTRVEIRVNGEVHDRSTVNGNTLVIALAREAGSSNVKQAEPPASSGVYVYPTPTVKGSAHANERPAVKPVANPVEPERAAARPASMRTATMIQNVRAEQRDGALRIVVDANGAAQFKDFMLPNPWRVVVDISGVRSGVGNKTVALDGASVERLRVGQPSANVVRIVLDAKAMVNYRVERDGDSLVIVVGDARSTRRDATVPEVKAQVATQKTAPVAESKPADNKPGDVKAVAQTADTRSAVNTKAAETKPLAKQETKAAPPSSASVAPQKEVKVAGQRVENKPAPSAAAAPPANLLAQNQSAPQQATRNAITRGLSAQPNSSNPVKETVTTSSPAPSSMSSPAQPGYIRSASDVPRNPSTTSSAPAPRQRGEVAFCDSSYVGGLISFDLRSGVDIRDMLRFISQQYGVNFIVDKSVGGVPVDLRISDEPWNRVMDEVLRANRLGAVCGGNGRIIRIATLEAIKQEEVAQAEIAEAQALKIPLVTEIIHLKYARAFGALGAGGGGRSGGASGGGGGNGGSGQGSLLSIITTRLSKRGRIEMDGRTNSLVIVDLPENMRVIKDMISQLDRPEPQVEIEARIVIASRNFLRDLGVELAAGVLGSNGRAGVLETSPLQLSKGSLSSGGGSAGGSASGLGPNLPNIASSGALRAGSPSSILGLTTLVGTGVLTTALSAQETKGQIRTIASPRITTTDNKTAEIVNGVQIPVQTSSNNTITTTFVTAALRLEITPQIVEETGEVQMHIVAENNTVNTALASQLNGGTPGINTQSAESTVLVQDGGTAVMGGINVDTEGSTINRTPGLSRLPLLGELFKRRTVRRDTDEILFFITPRIIHENGLIGPRAPQRSSVEGQPNPNAPQRAATPAAGAAQTAAANGKGGQ from the coding sequence ATGTTCGCTAGGAGGCTCGTTGTATTCTTTATGCTCGTGGCGCTGGTGGGCAACCTCAGTCTGCTCGCCGTAGCGCGCCCGGCCATGGTTGCCTCAGAGGGTCAGGCGTTCACTTTAACGTCGCTCACGCACGAGACGGTCGGCGCTGAAACGCGCATCCTGATCGAGTCGAGCGCGCCTCCCCTCTACACCGTCTTTCGCCCGTCGCCGCAGTTGATCATTGTTGATCTGCCGGGCGGCGAGAGCGCATCGCTCCAGCCGCAATACGCGATCAAGAGCCCGCTGGTGGATACGGTCATGGTGCGCGAAACGCGCTCGGCGGCTTCGGGCCGCGCCGTCACCCGCGTCGAGATCAGGGTCAACGGCGAGGTGCATGACCGCTCGACGGTCAACGGCAACACGCTGGTCATCGCACTGGCGCGCGAAGCCGGATCGTCGAATGTCAAGCAAGCGGAACCGCCCGCCAGCTCCGGCGTCTACGTCTACCCGACGCCGACCGTCAAAGGCAGCGCGCACGCCAACGAGCGCCCGGCGGTCAAGCCCGTCGCCAACCCCGTCGAACCGGAGCGCGCCGCGGCGCGTCCGGCATCCATGCGGACGGCGACGATGATTCAAAACGTGCGCGCCGAACAGCGCGACGGCGCTCTGCGCATCGTTGTGGACGCCAACGGCGCGGCGCAGTTCAAAGATTTCATGCTGCCGAACCCCTGGCGCGTTGTCGTTGACATCAGCGGCGTGCGCTCAGGCGTCGGCAACAAGACCGTGGCGCTCGATGGCGCGTCGGTCGAACGCTTGCGCGTCGGCCAGCCTTCAGCGAATGTCGTGCGCATCGTGCTGGACGCCAAAGCGATGGTCAATTACCGCGTCGAACGCGACGGCGATTCGCTGGTCATTGTCGTCGGCGACGCCCGCTCGACTCGCCGCGACGCCACCGTGCCCGAAGTGAAGGCTCAGGTGGCCACGCAGAAGACCGCGCCGGTTGCCGAGAGCAAGCCCGCGGACAATAAGCCGGGCGACGTGAAGGCCGTGGCGCAGACGGCGGACACCCGCAGTGCTGTGAATACCAAGGCCGCCGAGACGAAACCGCTGGCGAAGCAGGAAACCAAAGCCGCGCCGCCGAGCAGCGCATCCGTAGCGCCGCAGAAAGAAGTCAAGGTCGCCGGCCAGCGCGTCGAGAACAAGCCCGCGCCGAGCGCCGCCGCCGCGCCGCCCGCAAACCTGCTGGCGCAGAACCAGTCGGCGCCGCAACAGGCGACGCGCAACGCCATCACGCGCGGCCTGTCGGCGCAGCCGAATTCGTCCAACCCCGTCAAAGAGACCGTTACAACCAGTAGCCCCGCGCCGTCTAGCATGAGCAGCCCGGCGCAGCCCGGCTACATCCGCAGCGCGTCGGACGTGCCGCGCAATCCGTCAACGACCAGCTCGGCGCCGGCTCCGCGGCAGCGTGGCGAAGTGGCGTTTTGTGATTCGAGCTACGTCGGCGGCTTGATCAGCTTTGATCTGCGCTCCGGCGTCGATATTCGCGACATGCTGCGCTTCATCTCGCAGCAGTACGGCGTCAACTTCATCGTCGACAAGTCGGTCGGCGGCGTGCCGGTTGACCTGCGCATCAGCGATGAGCCGTGGAACCGCGTGATGGACGAAGTGCTGCGCGCCAACCGCCTCGGCGCGGTCTGCGGCGGCAACGGGCGGATCATCCGCATCGCCACGCTCGAAGCGATCAAGCAGGAAGAAGTCGCGCAGGCGGAGATCGCCGAAGCCCAGGCTCTAAAAATACCGCTGGTCACAGAGATCATACACCTCAAGTACGCTCGCGCCTTTGGCGCGCTGGGCGCTGGCGGCGGCGGTCGCTCTGGCGGCGCCAGCGGCGGCGGCGGCGGCAACGGCGGCAGCGGGCAGGGCTCGCTGCTATCAATCATCACAACACGGCTGAGCAAGCGCGGACGCATCGAGATGGACGGGCGCACCAATAGCCTGGTGATCGTTGATCTGCCCGAAAACATGCGGGTCATCAAAGACATGATCAGCCAGCTCGACCGGCCCGAACCGCAGGTCGAAATCGAAGCGCGCATCGTTATCGCCAGCCGCAACTTCCTGCGCGACCTCGGCGTCGAGCTGGCCGCCGGTGTGCTCGGCAGCAATGGCCGCGCCGGTGTGCTTGAGACCTCGCCGTTGCAACTGTCAAAGGGCAGCTTATCAAGCGGCGGCGGCAGTGCTGGCGGCTCTGCCAGCGGCCTTGGCCCGAACCTGCCGAACATCGCTTCCAGCGGCGCCTTGCGTGCCGGCTCGCCGAGCAGCATCCTCGGTCTGACGACGCTCGTCGGCACGGGGGTTTTGACCACCGCGCTGTCAGCGCAGGAGACCAAGGGGCAGATTCGCACGATTGCCAGCCCGCGCATCACGACGACTGACAACAAGACCGCAGAGATCGTCAACGGCGTGCAGATACCTGTGCAGACAAGCTCGAACAACACGATCACGACGACCTTTGTGACCGCGGCCTTGCGGCTTGAGATCACCCCGCAGATCGTCGAAGAGACCGGCGAAGTGCAGATGCACATCGTCGCCGAGAACAACACGGTCAACACGGCGCTCGCCAGCCAGTTGAACGGCGGCACGCCGGGCATCAACACGCAGTCGGCGGAATCTACCGTGCTGGTGCAGGACGGCGGCACGGCGGTGATGGGCGGCATCAACGTAGACACCGAAGGCAGCACGATCAACCGGACGCCCGGCCTGTCGCGCCTGCCGCTGCTCGGCGAGCTGTTCAAGCGCCGCACCGTGCGCCGCGATACGGATGAGATTCTCTTCTTCATCACGCCGCGCATCATCCACGAGAACGGCTTGATCGGCCCGCGCGCCCCGCAGCGTAGCTCGGTCGAAGGCCAGCCGAACCCGAACGCGCCGCAACGCGCTGCCACCCCGGCGGCGGGCGCAGCGCAGACCGCCGCGGCCAACGGCAAGGGCGGACAATAA
- the pilO gene encoding type 4a pilus biogenesis protein PilO: MSASAQTIVKPADEQGNFFSRMAWYYQMAVLVVLAGLLYFAADYMLYSDKRAETGKIKEQVETLKAKNQQASIIQQNLKAAEATLAEKRDEIDRLRDLLPDAVEISRIYDSLKDLLRAQRLELKRFSPAKSETKEFYTAQPILIEVTGSYDALGQYFSELGFYRRILSVSDVDIKQAEDPAQEAGRSINSSFVVTAFYISPENLEKLTAKKPAAPPAPGTPTEQKK, encoded by the coding sequence ATGTCAGCTTCAGCACAAACCATAGTCAAACCGGCAGACGAGCAAGGCAACTTCTTTTCGCGCATGGCCTGGTACTACCAGATGGCCGTGCTCGTGGTGCTGGCCGGCCTGCTCTACTTCGCCGCCGACTACATGCTCTACAGCGACAAGCGCGCCGAGACCGGCAAGATCAAAGAGCAGGTCGAAACGCTCAAGGCGAAGAACCAGCAGGCGAGCATCATTCAGCAGAACCTCAAGGCCGCCGAAGCGACGCTGGCCGAGAAGCGCGACGAGATTGATCGGCTGCGCGACCTGCTGCCGGACGCCGTCGAAATCTCGCGCATCTACGACAGCCTCAAAGACCTGCTGCGCGCCCAGCGCCTAGAGCTGAAGCGCTTCTCGCCGGCCAAGTCCGAGACCAAAGAGTTCTACACGGCACAGCCGATCCTCATCGAAGTCACCGGCTCGTACGACGCGCTCGGTCAGTACTTCTCAGAGCTTGGCTTTTACCGCCGCATCCTGAGCGTCAGCGACGTCGATATCAAGCAGGCCGAAGACCCGGCCCAGGAAGCGGGCCGCTCGATCAACAGCTCTTTCGTGGTGACGGCGTTCTACATCTCGCCGGAAAACCTGGAGAAGCTGACGGCCAAGAAGCCTGCCGCGCCGCCGGCGCCCGGCACCCCGACCGAACAGAAAAAGTAG
- a CDS encoding PilN domain-containing protein — protein MIRVNLLEGTAEHRVAVQKTKVAARRGQQLFMVAAALIIFMVALAGDHLWTTNAHAEAQAQLDHEQEVAKKLEADVQRKNELEAELKQVEERIKVIKQLRAEQKGPVALMSAINERMPGGPADFRLDQITQKGTHLQIIGTSLNQQVIADFARQLEFSNGLFSNLVPTIESTEVKSDDVAERKQADKDADKAAEKKDGKDSKDAKKDGKKENDKAESETSRIFRFTIDCDYNKPRAEDAKDAKTTPPPAPGK, from the coding sequence ATGATCCGAGTTAACCTACTTGAAGGCACCGCCGAGCATCGCGTCGCCGTGCAGAAGACCAAAGTCGCGGCGCGGCGCGGCCAGCAGCTTTTTATGGTGGCGGCGGCGTTGATTATCTTTATGGTCGCGCTCGCAGGCGATCACCTGTGGACGACCAACGCCCACGCCGAAGCGCAGGCGCAGCTCGACCACGAGCAGGAAGTCGCCAAGAAGCTCGAAGCCGACGTGCAGCGCAAGAACGAGCTTGAAGCCGAGCTCAAGCAGGTCGAAGAGCGCATCAAGGTCATCAAGCAGTTGCGCGCCGAGCAGAAAGGCCCGGTCGCCTTGATGAGCGCCATCAACGAGCGCATGCCGGGCGGCCCGGCGGACTTCCGCCTCGACCAGATCACCCAGAAGGGCACGCACTTGCAGATCATCGGCACCTCGCTCAATCAGCAGGTCATCGCCGACTTCGCGCGCCAGCTGGAATTCTCGAACGGCTTGTTCAGCAATCTGGTGCCGACCATCGAAAGCACCGAGGTCAAGAGCGACGATGTCGCCGAGCGCAAGCAGGCCGACAAGGACGCCGACAAGGCTGCCGAAAAGAAAGACGGCAAGGATAGTAAGGACGCCAAGAAGGACGGCAAGAAGGAAAACGACAAGGCCGAAAGCGAAACCTCGCGCATCTTCCGCTTCACCATCGATTGCGACTACAACAAGCCGCGCGCCGAAGACGCCAAGGATGCGAAGACCACGCCGCCACCGGCACCGGGCAAGTAA
- the pilM gene encoding type IV pilus assembly protein PilM yields MFGSKKKSIVGLDIGSSALKAVELRPARNGFELVHIAHQNLQSDTIVDGHIIDLNHVSDSINRIWSDSSIKTNQVATSLSGHAVIVKKILLPQMSSEELDEQIHWEAEQYIPFDINDVNLYHEVIGHDPSGQNMDVLLVACKRDKIAQFTQVISQAGKQPVIVDVDAFALQNAYEVNYTPSPAQTVALLDIGASVMTINIVRGVTSIFTRDISAGGNQYTDLLQKEMNLTFEQAESVKRGAGLEDQGEYQTAQVAMQSVSEMLALEIQRTLDFFRATAVDSPNIDRMLIAGGSSKVEHLCDYLSEKFQMPVERFDAFRAIRYDHKRFDDEYLRELSPNMAVAVGLAVRVAEVSK; encoded by the coding sequence ATGTTCGGATCAAAGAAGAAGAGCATCGTCGGGCTGGACATCGGCTCAAGCGCGTTAAAGGCCGTCGAACTCAGGCCCGCGCGCAACGGCTTCGAGCTGGTACACATCGCGCATCAGAATTTGCAATCCGACACCATCGTCGACGGACACATCATCGATCTCAATCACGTCTCGGACTCGATCAACCGTATCTGGTCGGACAGCAGCATCAAGACCAATCAGGTCGCCACCTCGCTGTCGGGCCACGCCGTCATTGTTAAAAAGATATTGCTGCCACAGATGTCGAGCGAAGAGCTGGACGAGCAAATTCACTGGGAAGCCGAACAGTACATTCCTTTCGACATCAACGACGTGAATCTCTACCACGAAGTCATCGGCCACGATCCGAGCGGCCAGAATATGGACGTGCTGCTGGTCGCCTGCAAGCGCGACAAGATCGCCCAGTTCACCCAGGTCATCTCGCAAGCCGGCAAGCAGCCGGTGATCGTTGACGTGGATGCCTTCGCGCTACAGAACGCCTACGAGGTGAACTACACGCCGTCGCCGGCGCAGACCGTGGCGCTCTTAGACATCGGCGCGTCGGTGATGACGATCAACATCGTGCGCGGCGTCACTTCGATCTTCACGCGCGACATCTCGGCGGGCGGCAACCAGTACACCGACCTCTTGCAGAAAGAGATGAACCTGACCTTCGAGCAGGCCGAATCCGTGAAGCGCGGCGCCGGTCTCGAAGATCAAGGCGAATACCAGACGGCGCAGGTGGCGATGCAATCGGTGTCAGAGATGCTGGCGCTGGAAATCCAGCGCACCCTCGACTTCTTCCGCGCCACCGCGGTTGATTCGCCGAACATTGACCGCATGCTGATCGCCGGCGGCTCGTCGAAGGTCGAGCACCTGTGCGATTACCTCTCGGAAAAATTCCAGATGCCGGTCGAGCGCTTCGACGCGTTCCGCGCCATCCGCTATGACCACAAGCGCTTCGATGACGAATACCTCAGAGAACTGTCGCCGAACATGGCGGTCGCCGTCGGCCTGGCGGTTCGCGTCGCGGAGGTGAGCAAATGA
- a CDS encoding tetratricopeptide repeat protein has protein sequence MQRAIDVTAPDTLEPLSAPRRQVALAAAAIVCLGALAYANSFAGRFIFDDRAILEDASIRQLWPPWTAMLSPTNIARPVVGLTFAINYAISGLEVWSYHLLNLLIHLLAALALFGIVRRALVSERLRARFGAASVWLAAAVAVVWAVHPLQTQAVTYIVQRGESLMGLMYLATLYAVIRAAETASRRWIVAAVISCAIGMATKPVMATAPIIALLFDVIFVAGSLKVALRRRWGLYTAMAATWGIMAATIAAPTPADWSVGFRMKTLTPLEYLQTQFGVITHYLRLAIWPDSQVLDYGWPVARTASEILPFAVFIVGLAAASLWALARRPAPGFLGAWFFLILAPTSSVMPIADLAFEHRMYLPLAAVVALIVIGGYATGQMMLARLVRSEMQRRQLGRSLAAGALAVIVASLASLTFLRNTYYQSDIVMWADVVKKRPANARAHNNLGMFLAERGQYDEALAHFDEACRLNPEDALAKNNLALTLFNQGRVAEAIPLYREALQRKPDYTDAHFNLGRALFAQGDLEAAKAQFVATTELDPAYAEAFFGWAIMLKKQGRAAEAVEPLRRAVALRPNWPEAANELALLRTAEAQSAGRH, from the coding sequence ATGCAACGCGCCATTGATGTCACTGCGCCGGATACCCTTGAGCCTTTAAGCGCGCCGCGCCGCCAGGTCGCGCTCGCCGCCGCTGCCATCGTCTGCCTGGGCGCGCTCGCCTACGCCAACAGCTTTGCGGGCCGCTTCATCTTTGACGACCGCGCCATTCTCGAAGACGCTTCGATCCGCCAGCTCTGGCCGCCGTGGACGGCGATGTTGTCGCCGACCAACATTGCCCGCCCGGTCGTCGGCCTGACCTTCGCCATCAACTATGCGATCAGCGGCCTTGAAGTCTGGAGCTATCATCTGCTCAACCTGCTCATCCACCTGCTGGCGGCGCTGGCGTTGTTCGGCATCGTGCGGCGGGCGCTGGTAAGCGAGCGATTGCGCGCCCGCTTCGGCGCGGCCTCGGTCTGGTTGGCCGCCGCTGTCGCCGTGGTCTGGGCCGTTCACCCCTTACAGACGCAAGCGGTGACTTACATCGTCCAGCGCGGCGAATCGCTGATGGGGCTGATGTACCTGGCGACGCTTTACGCGGTGATCCGCGCTGCCGAAACGGCGAGCCGCCGCTGGATCGTCGCGGCCGTCATCAGTTGCGCCATCGGCATGGCGACCAAGCCGGTGATGGCCACCGCGCCCATCATCGCCCTGTTGTTCGATGTGATCTTTGTCGCCGGCTCGTTGAAAGTCGCGCTGCGCCGCCGCTGGGGCTTGTACACGGCGATGGCTGCGACGTGGGGGATTATGGCGGCAACCATCGCCGCGCCGACGCCGGCAGACTGGTCTGTCGGCTTCAGGATGAAAACGTTGACGCCGCTCGAATACCTGCAAACGCAGTTCGGCGTCATCACACATTACCTGCGACTGGCCATCTGGCCCGACTCGCAAGTTTTAGATTACGGCTGGCCGGTGGCGCGCACCGCGTCTGAGATTCTGCCGTTTGCGGTTTTCATTGTTGGGCTGGCCGCCGCGAGCCTGTGGGCGCTCGCGCGCCGCCCGGCGCCGGGGTTTCTCGGCGCGTGGTTCTTCCTGATCCTCGCGCCGACTTCGAGCGTGATGCCCATCGCCGACCTCGCCTTCGAGCATCGCATGTATTTGCCGCTGGCGGCGGTCGTCGCGCTGATCGTCATCGGCGGTTATGCGACAGGACAAATGATGCTGGCGCGTCTGGTTCGATCCGAGATGCAGCGCCGGCAACTTGGCCGCTCGCTTGCCGCGGGCGCGCTTGCGGTGATTGTCGCGTCGCTCGCGTCGCTGACCTTCTTGCGTAACACGTATTACCAGAGCGACATCGTGATGTGGGCCGACGTCGTCAAGAAGCGGCCCGCCAACGCCCGCGCCCACAACAATCTCGGCATGTTTTTGGCCGAGCGCGGCCAGTACGACGAGGCGCTGGCGCACTTTGACGAAGCCTGCCGCTTGAATCCCGAAGACGCGCTCGCCAAAAACAACCTCGCGTTGACGCTCTTCAACCAGGGCCGCGTCGCTGAAGCCATCCCGCTTTACCGCGAAGCGCTTCAGCGTAAGCCGGATTACACAGACGCGCACTTCAATCTAGGCCGCGCCCTGTTTGCACAAGGCGATCTCGAAGCCGCCAAAGCGCAGTTCGTCGCCACGACGGAGCTCGACCCGGCCTATGCCGAAGCCTTCTTCGGCTGGGCCATCATGCTGAAGAAACAAGGCCGCGCGGCAGAGGCCGTCGAGCCTTTGCGCCGCGCCGTCGCGCTGCGTCCGAACTGGCCTGAAGCGGCAAACGAACTGGCTCTGCTGCGAACCGCAGAGGCGCAATCTGCCGGCCGACATTAG
- the secA gene encoding preprotein translocase subunit SecA, which produces MTAIFNKVATKIFGSANERLLKRLWPVVHEINAFEAKIQKLSDDELRAYTPRFREQIEQRVAGADITAETPEEEKKALRLIVDEALDEILPEAFAIVREASRRTTGMRHFDVQLIGGMVLHRGTIAEMKTGEGKTLVATLPAYLNALAGRGVHVVTVNDYLAKRDTEWMGKIYRFLGLTVGCIQHDMDDSERQEAYRADITYGTNNEFGFDYLRDNMKFDPTAMVQRGHWYAIVDEVDSILIDEARTPLIISGASEDSTEKYYVANECIDKLKSEQQKRIAEIKQAEGDVNLKEDARLLYHVDEKQHSATLTEEGVEAAERFTGVGNLYEPANMELLHCIEQSLNAHSLYHLDKQYIVKEGEVIIVDEFTGRVMPGRRWSDGLHQAVEAKEGVKIEAENQTLATITLQNYFRMYAKLSGMTGTAETEASEFANIYKLDVAVIPTNRSMVRNDFPDVIYRTEREKWEAVAKEIKELHEKHQPVLVGTVSVETSEMLAAQLKKLRVPHNVLNAKPEHAAREADIVAQAGRLGQVTIATNMAGRGTDILLGGNPEFLAKEELKKKQINPDEATPEQLERALERAKQVTEAEHKEVVAAGGLHILGTERHESRRIDNQLRGRSGRQGDPGSSRFYLSLEDDLMRIFGGERIKNLMLRLGMEEGVPIESRLVSKRIEGAQKSVEAHNFSIRKRLLEYDDVMNKQREAIYGIRRQLLMGFEGDTPEAQNANQREYILSTIAENLFEGLIDQYMSKNVDPGEWDITSLKEQLRMVFGFDVDREGINLERMGPQEATEVIWSKLEERYQEKEVQMGVEAMRNLERYIMLNIVDAQWKDHLLALDHLKEGIGLRGYAQKDPLVEYKRESFVLFEGMLDRIDTETVRYLFNLQVQVTAPIEQELLERRRRQRRGRVAFTKANETAFAGGEEEQAKPVRNKGPRVGRNDPCPCGSGKKHKKCCGA; this is translated from the coding sequence ATGACAGCGATATTCAATAAAGTTGCAACCAAGATTTTCGGCAGCGCCAACGAGCGTTTGCTGAAACGCCTGTGGCCGGTGGTCCACGAGATCAACGCCTTTGAGGCGAAGATTCAAAAGCTCTCGGACGACGAGCTGCGCGCCTACACGCCGCGCTTCCGCGAGCAGATCGAGCAGCGCGTCGCCGGGGCCGACATCACCGCCGAGACGCCCGAAGAAGAGAAGAAGGCGCTGCGCCTGATCGTTGACGAGGCGCTCGACGAAATCCTCCCCGAAGCCTTCGCCATCGTCCGCGAGGCGTCGCGGCGCACCACCGGCATGCGCCACTTCGATGTGCAGTTGATCGGCGGCATGGTCTTGCACCGCGGCACGATTGCCGAGATGAAGACCGGCGAAGGTAAGACGCTGGTGGCGACTTTGCCGGCTTACCTGAACGCGCTGGCCGGGCGCGGCGTCCACGTCGTCACGGTCAACGATTACCTGGCCAAGCGCGACACCGAGTGGATGGGCAAAATCTATCGCTTCCTCGGCCTCACGGTCGGCTGCATCCAGCACGACATGGACGACAGCGAGCGCCAGGAGGCTTACCGCGCAGACATCACCTATGGCACCAACAACGAGTTCGGCTTCGATTACCTGCGCGACAACATGAAGTTTGACCCGACGGCGATGGTGCAGCGCGGCCACTGGTACGCCATCGTTGACGAGGTTGACTCGATCTTGATTGACGAGGCGCGCACGCCGTTGATCATCTCGGGCGCGTCGGAAGATTCGACCGAGAAGTATTACGTCGCCAACGAGTGCATCGATAAGCTGAAGTCCGAACAGCAGAAACGCATCGCCGAGATCAAGCAGGCCGAAGGCGACGTCAATCTCAAAGAAGACGCGCGCCTGCTCTACCACGTTGACGAGAAGCAGCACTCGGCGACGCTCACCGAAGAAGGCGTCGAGGCGGCGGAACGCTTTACAGGCGTCGGCAACCTCTACGAGCCGGCGAACATGGAGCTGCTGCACTGCATCGAGCAGTCGCTGAACGCGCACTCGCTCTATCACCTCGACAAGCAGTACATCGTCAAGGAAGGCGAAGTCATCATCGTTGACGAATTCACCGGGCGCGTGATGCCGGGCCGCCGCTGGAGCGACGGCCTGCATCAGGCGGTCGAGGCGAAAGAGGGCGTCAAGATCGAAGCCGAAAACCAGACCCTGGCGACGATCACGCTGCAAAACTACTTCCGCATGTACGCCAAGCTGTCGGGCATGACCGGCACGGCGGAGACCGAAGCGAGCGAGTTCGCCAACATCTACAAGCTCGACGTCGCCGTCATCCCCACCAATCGCTCGATGGTGCGCAATGACTTCCCCGACGTCATCTATCGCACAGAGCGCGAGAAGTGGGAGGCCGTAGCCAAAGAGATCAAAGAACTGCACGAGAAGCATCAGCCGGTGCTGGTCGGCACCGTGTCGGTCGAGACTTCAGAGATGCTGGCGGCGCAGCTCAAAAAGCTGCGTGTGCCGCACAATGTCTTGAACGCCAAGCCGGAGCATGCGGCGCGCGAGGCCGACATTGTCGCGCAGGCCGGACGCCTCGGCCAGGTGACGATTGCCACCAACATGGCCGGTCGCGGCACCGACATCCTGCTCGGCGGCAACCCTGAGTTTCTGGCCAAAGAGGAGTTGAAGAAGAAGCAGATCAATCCCGACGAGGCGACGCCGGAACAGTTGGAGCGGGCGCTTGAGCGCGCCAAGCAAGTCACCGAGGCCGAGCATAAAGAGGTCGTCGCCGCCGGCGGCTTGCACATCCTCGGCACCGAGCGCCACGAATCGCGCCGCATTGATAATCAGCTCCGCGGCCGTTCGGGCCGCCAGGGCGATCCCGGCTCGTCGCGCTTCTACCTGTCGCTCGAAGACGATTTGATGCGCATCTTCGGCGGCGAGCGCATCAAGAACCTCATGCTGCGGCTCGGCATGGAAGAGGGCGTGCCGATTGAATCGAGGCTGGTGTCAAAGCGCATCGAAGGCGCGCAGAAGTCGGTCGAGGCGCACAACTTCTCGATCCGCAAACGGCTGCTTGAATACGACGACGTGATGAACAAGCAGCGCGAGGCGATCTACGGCATACGCCGCCAGTTGTTGATGGGGTTTGAGGGCGACACGCCCGAGGCCCAGAACGCCAACCAGCGCGAGTACATACTGAGCACGATCGCCGAGAACCTGTTCGAGGGGCTCATCGACCAGTACATGTCGAAAAACGTCGACCCCGGCGAATGGGACATCACGAGCCTCAAAGAACAGCTCCGGATGGTCTTCGGATTCGACGTGGACCGCGAGGGCATAAACCTCGAACGGATGGGGCCGCAGGAGGCGACCGAAGTCATCTGGTCGAAGCTCGAAGAGAGGTATCAGGAGAAAGAGGTGCAGATGGGCGTCGAGGCGATGCGCAACCTCGAACGCTACATCATGCTGAACATCGTCGACGCGCAGTGGAAGGACCACCTGCTCGCGCTCGACCACTTGAAAGAGGGTATAGGCTTGCGCGGCTACGCGCAGAAAGACCCGCTTGTCGAGTACAAGCGCGAGTCATTCGTCCTCTTCGAAGGCATGCTCGACCGCATAGACACGGAGACGGTCCGCTACCTGTTCAACCTTCAGGTGCAGGTGACCGCGCCGATAGAGCAGGAGCTCTTAGAGCGCCGCCGCCGCCAGCGCCGCGGCCGCGTGGCATTCACGAAGGCGAACGAGACTGCTTTCGC